ATTTATGAACCTTCCTCTTAACCTTCTTCCTTGACTCTATAAAAAATTTCAATTATATTCGTTTAATAACAATACGACTATTATGAATGATACAAGCCATCACGATGAGCGTATAGCAAAAATGATATTTGCCTCAGTATATCCACATTATATCACAAAAGTGGAGAAGAAAGGCAGAACGAAAGACGAGTTACACCAAGTCATTAAGTGGCTAACAGGTTATGAAGAAAAAAAGCTGCAGGAACTCATTGAAAAAAAAGTGACTTTTGAACAATTTTTTCAGAATGCTGACTTAAACCCTAATACGCAACTAATAACTGGTGTGATATGTGGCTATCGCATAGAAGACATTAAAAACCCATTAACACAACAGGTAAGATATTTAGATAAGTTAGTAGATGAATTGGCAAAAGGACGCAAGATGGACAAAATATTGCGAGGTTCCTAAATCTATTTGATAAGAATTAGACAAGTGATTGTTTTTTTCGTCATTCTGAACTTGTTTCAGAATCGCATCCTCCGCGCTATCACGAGCGTTCCGCTCGTGACGGCAAGTATAAAGAAGTTTTCATCATAAACTATGTGATGTCTCCTATGGTCGACATGACAAAAAATTAGTTTTTCACTGGTATATTCTTCAAAACCTCCAATACAAACTTCCAATATTTTTGCACCGATGAAATCTGAGCACGTTCATCTGGAGAATGTGCGCCTTTAATAGTAGGTCCAAAACTTATCATATCCATTTCTGGATAGTTTTGCCCTAAAATACCGCATTCCAAGCCTGCATGACATGCTGCTACATGGGCTTCTTCCCCATTCATATCTTTATAAATTTTAGAAAGCACTTGCAAAATGGGCGATTTCATATTGGGTGTCCACCCAGGATAATCACCCGAAAATTCTACTTCGCAACCTGTCAATTCAAAAGTGGCACGCAATGTATTTGCCAAATCCATTTTAGAGCTTTCAACCGACGATCGTGTTAAGCAGCCCACATGAATCTGCCCCTCTTTAACTACTACCCTAGCGATATTATTTGAGGTCTCAACCAAATCCGGAATATCGACACTCATTCTATACACACCGTTTTGCGCTGCATACAAAGCTCTTGTAAAACCTTCTTGAACCCCTAAATCCATAATACTTTTAGGGGTTTCACAATGAGAAACTTCTATTTTTAAATCGGGTTCCATGGTTTTTAGCTCCGTTTTAATGATTTCTGCCAACTCGTTAATTTCTGTAACAAAGGTTTCTTCATGAATGGCATCAACCGCAACAATAGCCGTACTTTCTCTGGGAATGGCATTCCGTAAACTACCGCCATCAATTTCAGAAATTCGCAGTCCGAAGTTTTCAAAACCATCAAATACTAAGCGG
This genomic window from Mariniflexile sp. TRM1-10 contains:
- a CDS encoding DUF2200 domain-containing protein yields the protein MNDTSHHDERIAKMIFASVYPHYITKVEKKGRTKDELHQVIKWLTGYEEKKLQELIEKKVTFEQFFQNADLNPNTQLITGVICGYRIEDIKNPLTQQVRYLDKLVDELAKGRKMDKILRGS
- a CDS encoding aminoacyl-histidine dipeptidase — protein: MNSEIRDLQPQTLWNKFADLNAVPRPSKKEARVIAFIKDFGKNLGLETIEDAVGNVIIKKPATSGMENRTTVVMQSHLDMVHQKNNDTEFDFETQGIDMYVDGDWVRAKGTTLGADNGLGVATIMAILESKDIPHPAIEALFTIDEETGMTGAMGLKGDLLSGGILLNLDTEEDDEIGVGCAGGIDVTATRTYQEEETPEFKIGFKITVKGLQGGHSGMQIHEGLGNANKIMNRLVFDGFENFGLRISEIDGGSLRNAIPRESTAIVAVDAIHEETFVTEINELAEIIKTELKTMEPDLKIEVSHCETPKSIMDLGVQEGFTRALYAAQNGVYRMSVDIPDLVETSNNIARVVVKEGQIHVGCLTRSSVESSKMDLANTLRATFELTGCEVEFSGDYPGWTPNMKSPILQVLSKIYKDMNGEEAHVAACHAGLECGILGQNYPEMDMISFGPTIKGAHSPDERAQISSVQKYWKFVLEVLKNIPVKN